One Succinispira mobilis DSM 6222 genomic window carries:
- the murD gene encoding UDP-N-acetylmuramoyl-L-alanine--D-glutamate ligase: protein MFKKKRILVYGAGVSGLGVAEVLLEQGASVYIYDAKECILPEKLVLAINEANGKIIWGEGFEHIADNIDVMVLSPGIAQDKPEVLYAKKIGKPVVSEIEIAAILNPGKLIAITGTNGKTTTTTLVGEMLKSLPNKIAVGGNIGQALSKQAQTLTDASDILVAEISSFQLESIDKFKPNICAILNITPDHLDRHKTLECYIKTKARIFENQHDDDFLILNYEDEQLRQLGETADSNIYYFSSERVLEVGAFVNDAGHLIFKDRESTVDFGHKDSLQIFGKHNIENVLAAVIIAYISGVKVEDIKNTLHSFKGVEHRIEFVDSVNGVDYYNDSKATNPESTIKALEAFNQKVILLAGGYDKKTDLGLMMQIAKAKTNHLFLFGNAKERFAENALKYDVQNITIAASFEDAVNFASKIATKGDIVLLSPACSSYDRFKNYEQRGQYFKELVRNLLKK, encoded by the coding sequence ATGTTTAAGAAAAAAAGAATCTTAGTGTATGGAGCAGGAGTAAGCGGCTTAGGTGTAGCTGAAGTTCTTTTAGAACAAGGTGCATCCGTATATATTTATGACGCTAAGGAATGCATTCTGCCTGAAAAGCTTGTCTTAGCTATAAATGAGGCTAACGGCAAAATAATTTGGGGTGAAGGGTTTGAACATATAGCTGATAATATTGATGTTATGGTTCTTTCTCCAGGAATTGCTCAGGACAAACCTGAGGTTTTGTATGCTAAAAAAATCGGCAAACCAGTAGTTAGTGAAATAGAAATTGCAGCAATATTGAATCCAGGCAAATTGATTGCAATAACTGGTACAAATGGAAAAACAACTACCACAACTTTAGTTGGCGAAATGCTGAAAAGTTTACCAAATAAAATTGCTGTAGGCGGGAATATAGGTCAGGCTTTGTCTAAACAAGCACAAACTTTAACAGACGCTAGCGATATTTTAGTTGCAGAAATATCTAGTTTCCAACTAGAGAGTATTGATAAATTTAAACCTAATATTTGTGCAATTTTAAATATTACACCAGATCATCTGGATAGACATAAGACCTTGGAATGTTATATCAAAACCAAAGCTAGGATTTTTGAAAATCAACATGACGACGATTTTTTAATTTTAAATTATGAAGATGAGCAATTAAGACAATTAGGGGAAACCGCAGACAGTAATATTTATTATTTTAGTAGTGAGAGAGTTCTTGAAGTAGGAGCTTTTGTTAATGATGCGGGGCACTTGATTTTTAAAGATAGAGAAAGTACTGTAGATTTTGGTCATAAAGATAGCTTGCAAATATTTGGGAAACATAATATTGAAAACGTTCTAGCAGCTGTAATTATTGCCTATATATCAGGGGTAAAAGTAGAGGATATAAAAAACACATTACATAGTTTTAAAGGCGTAGAACATCGGATTGAATTTGTTGATTCTGTGAATGGCGTTGATTATTATAATGACTCCAAAGCAACTAATCCAGAGTCAACAATCAAAGCTTTAGAGGCTTTCAACCAAAAAGTTATTTTGTTAGCTGGTGGATATGATAAAAAAACGGACTTGGGATTAATGATGCAAATTGCTAAAGCTAAAACTAACCACTTATTTTTATTTGGCAATGCCAAGGAAAGATTTGCAGAAAATGCACTAAAATATGATGTTCAAAATATTACAATTGCTGCCAGCTTTGAAGATGCAGTAAATTTTGCAAGCAAAATTGCAACAAAAGGCGATATTGTTTTGTTATCGCCTGCTTGTTCTTCTTATGATCGCTTTAAAAATTATGAACAACGCGGACAATATTTTAAGGAGTTAGTAAGAAATTTACTTAAAAAATAA
- the mraY gene encoding phospho-N-acetylmuramoyl-pentapeptide-transferase, translated as MDILLFLQALVLAIALVLALGPQLIPFLHKLKFGQSIREVGPSTHLKKAGTPTMGGILFVPAIMLPTIFLTSIDKNVILVMLLFLGHFILGFLDDYIKVVLKRNLGLKAKEKILGQLLIAMIFGYFVDQKPLWIPLLNLYWDMGVLYYPFVFLVIIGTTNAVNLTDGLDGLLAGTTLPVALAYFIIAYSLVDTNLAIIAISLLGACLAFLKFNSYPAKVFMGDTGSLAIGGVIAGLALVTNTTLLLIILGGIYVIEALSVIAQVTSFKLTGQRILKMSPIHHHFELIGWREIKVVRVFVFLNIFFALLGVAIFWISRC; from the coding sequence GTGGATATTTTGTTGTTTTTGCAAGCATTAGTATTAGCTATAGCATTAGTATTAGCGTTAGGACCCCAATTAATTCCCTTTTTACACAAACTAAAGTTTGGTCAAAGTATAAGAGAAGTAGGCCCGAGTACGCATTTAAAAAAGGCGGGAACCCCAACTATGGGTGGTATTTTGTTTGTGCCTGCAATTATGTTGCCAACTATATTTTTAACTAGCATAGATAAGAATGTTATTTTAGTAATGTTGCTTTTTTTAGGGCATTTTATTTTAGGTTTTCTGGATGATTATATTAAGGTAGTATTGAAAAGAAATTTAGGTTTAAAAGCAAAAGAAAAAATTTTAGGGCAATTGTTAATTGCAATGATATTTGGATACTTTGTTGATCAAAAGCCATTGTGGATTCCGCTTTTAAATTTATATTGGGACATGGGCGTACTATATTATCCCTTTGTTTTTTTGGTTATCATCGGTACCACTAATGCGGTGAATTTGACAGATGGATTAGACGGACTTTTAGCAGGAACAACTTTACCAGTAGCGCTAGCATATTTTATAATAGCTTATTCTTTAGTAGATACTAATTTGGCAATTATCGCTATAAGTTTATTAGGGGCATGTTTGGCATTTTTAAAATTCAATAGTTATCCGGCCAAAGTTTTTATGGGCGATACAGGATCCTTGGCTATAGGAGGAGTTATAGCTGGGCTAGCCTTAGTAACAAATACAACGTTACTGTTAATTATTTTAGGGGGGATATATGTTATTGAAGCTTTGTCGGTAATAGCTCAAGTTACTTCTTTCAAATTAACAGGACAACGTATTCTTAAAATGAGCCCTATTCATCATCATTTTGAGTTAATAGGTTGGCGTGAAATAAAGGTAGTAAGAGTTTTTGTTTTTTTAAATATATTTTTCGCTCTTTTGGGAGTCGCAATTTTTTGGATAAGCAGATGCTAA
- a CDS encoding UDP-N-acetylmuramoyl-tripeptide--D-alanyl-D-alanine ligase, producing the protein MLTNKEIYTALGLDFPKEMAEETLETISTDSRNVMTGAAFIALKGENFDGHDFIRPALEKGAKLIIAENCLGVEKSDYKKVILVQNSLTAYQRLAQYYRQKFSIPVVAITGSNGKTSTKDILACAMQNSWFVLKNEANFNNEIGVPKTIFEITSEHQVAIVEMGMRGLGQIEQLAEIAKPTVAIITTIAPTHIELLGSIENIAKAKAEVFKDFSENDLVILNYDNEYTRNMNPASPKIYFGMDSAADISAYNIIVDSRETKFICVDRIRGQEYTVRIPLLGRHNVLNTLAALAVASFFKLELSKVLTGLAECELSSMRQSIIKKDDNILVINDAYNASPVSMQMALETLQVLSKQGRSIAILGDMLELGEFSEELHKQVGEYCINNNIDLVYTYGKAAQEISRMLIAQGRASKHFFDKISLANEVKEILRKNDVLLFKGSRGMKMEELIEMIF; encoded by the coding sequence ATGTTAACAAATAAAGAAATATATACCGCTCTGGGGTTAGATTTTCCTAAAGAAATGGCGGAAGAAACCTTGGAAACTATTAGCACTGACAGCAGAAACGTTATGACGGGAGCTGCTTTTATAGCACTTAAAGGTGAGAATTTTGATGGACATGATTTTATTAGACCGGCTTTGGAAAAAGGGGCGAAATTAATAATTGCAGAAAATTGCCTTGGGGTAGAAAAATCGGATTATAAAAAAGTTATTTTGGTGCAAAATAGCTTAACCGCTTATCAAAGGTTAGCACAATATTATCGGCAAAAATTTTCTATACCAGTAGTTGCTATTACTGGTTCTAATGGTAAGACTTCCACCAAAGATATTTTGGCCTGTGCAATGCAAAATAGTTGGTTCGTTTTAAAAAATGAGGCCAATTTTAACAATGAAATAGGTGTCCCGAAAACAATTTTTGAAATTACATCAGAACACCAAGTTGCCATTGTTGAGATGGGGATGCGTGGTTTGGGGCAAATCGAGCAATTAGCAGAAATAGCCAAACCGACAGTTGCAATAATAACTACAATTGCACCTACACATATAGAACTGTTAGGCAGCATAGAAAATATTGCTAAAGCCAAAGCAGAAGTGTTTAAAGATTTCAGCGAAAACGATCTGGTTATTTTAAATTATGACAATGAATATACACGTAATATGAATCCAGCTTCGCCTAAGATTTATTTCGGTATGGATTCGGCCGCAGATATTTCTGCTTACAATATTATAGTGGACTCGCGAGAAACTAAGTTTATTTGTGTTGATAGAATCCGAGGCCAGGAGTATACAGTTAGGATTCCTTTATTAGGACGTCATAATGTACTTAACACACTAGCGGCATTAGCTGTAGCTAGTTTCTTTAAATTGGAATTATCAAAAGTATTAACTGGATTGGCTGAATGTGAATTAAGTTCTATGCGACAAAGTATTATAAAAAAAGATGATAATATTTTGGTTATTAATGATGCATATAATGCAAGCCCAGTTTCCATGCAAATGGCGCTCGAAACCCTACAAGTATTATCAAAGCAAGGGAGAAGTATTGCTATTCTTGGAGACATGCTAGAACTAGGTGAGTTCTCAGAAGAGTTGCATAAACAGGTTGGCGAATATTGCATAAACAATAATATAGACCTGGTGTATACCTATGGAAAAGCAGCTCAAGAAATAAGTAGAATGCTAATTGCTCAAGGTAGAGCTAGTAAGCACTTTTTTGATAAAATTAGTTTAGCAAACGAAGTTAAAGAAATTTTAAGAAAAAATGATGTTTTATTGTTTAAGGGCTCGCGAGGTATGAAAATGGAAGAGCTTATTGAAATGATTTTTTAA
- a CDS encoding UDP-N-acetylmuramoyl-L-alanyl-D-glutamate--2,6-diaminopimelate ligase, translating to MKKLSELLKKVDIEISPEQDIEILDIVYDSREVKPGSLFICLTGANVDGHDFVDKAVANGAAAILVEKKSADFQNYIYQVPNTRVAMQKIVPYFFDYPAQKMKLIGVTGTNGKTTTTNLIAHILCKAGYKVGLIGTIEVRYANQVIISKNTTPDVIDLQRILYKMQLAGIEYVVMEVSSHALELNRVAGCCFDIGVLTNITQDHLDYHKTFENYVLAKAILFSNLEQKDNTVAIFNNDDSSTKILLEKSSASFQRTYSLQSNSDIYPVAYELGMDSMHLKLNTPQGLLETSVATTGLFNVYNVMAAVATTLNCGVSIDVIVMALREFKSVAGRFELVKAGQPFTVVVDYAHTPDGLENVLKTARDITKGRLIVVFGCGGNRDKTKRPKMAAIAEKLADIIVITSDNPRKEDPEQILLDVQAGLKKPNSGNCHKILDRRQAIATALKLAKARDIVLIAGKGHETYQILRDETIHFDDCEVARGVLEELGYVNK from the coding sequence ATGAAAAAATTAAGTGAACTATTAAAAAAAGTTGATATTGAGATATCTCCGGAACAGGACATTGAAATACTAGATATTGTATATGATTCACGAGAAGTCAAACCAGGAAGCTTGTTTATTTGCTTAACAGGAGCAAATGTTGATGGACATGATTTTGTTGATAAAGCCGTTGCCAATGGAGCTGCGGCAATTTTAGTTGAAAAAAAATCAGCGGATTTTCAAAACTATATTTATCAAGTTCCAAACACTAGAGTGGCAATGCAAAAAATAGTTCCATATTTTTTTGACTATCCCGCACAAAAAATGAAGTTGATAGGTGTAACAGGTACTAATGGAAAAACAACAACCACTAACTTAATTGCACATATCTTATGTAAAGCTGGATATAAAGTTGGGTTAATAGGCACAATTGAGGTGCGCTATGCTAACCAGGTTATTATTAGCAAAAATACAACACCAGATGTAATAGATTTGCAGAGAATTTTATACAAAATGCAATTAGCAGGAATCGAATATGTAGTTATGGAAGTTTCTTCTCATGCCTTAGAATTAAATAGAGTAGCTGGTTGTTGTTTTGATATAGGAGTATTAACTAATATTACGCAAGACCATTTGGATTATCATAAGACTTTTGAGAATTATGTTCTGGCTAAAGCGATATTGTTTTCAAATCTTGAGCAAAAAGATAATACAGTTGCAATTTTCAATAATGATGACAGCAGTACAAAAATATTGCTTGAAAAATCAAGTGCTAGTTTTCAAAGAACCTATTCTTTACAATCGAATAGTGATATTTACCCAGTTGCCTATGAGTTGGGTATGGATTCAATGCATTTAAAATTGAATACTCCCCAAGGATTGCTGGAAACAAGCGTAGCTACAACCGGTCTTTTTAATGTATACAATGTAATGGCAGCTGTGGCTACAACTTTAAACTGTGGAGTTTCAATAGATGTAATCGTAATGGCTTTAAGAGAGTTTAAATCTGTAGCAGGACGCTTTGAGTTAGTTAAAGCAGGACAACCTTTTACTGTAGTAGTTGATTATGCACACACCCCAGATGGTCTTGAAAATGTTCTGAAAACTGCTAGAGATATTACCAAGGGACGATTAATTGTAGTTTTTGGTTGCGGTGGCAACCGTGATAAGACTAAAAGACCTAAAATGGCTGCTATTGCAGAAAAATTAGCTGATATAATTGTAATAACTTCGGATAATCCAAGAAAAGAAGACCCAGAACAAATTTTATTAGATGTTCAAGCAGGTTTAAAAAAGCCCAATTCAGGAAATTGTCACAAGATACTTGATAGAAGGCAAGCAATTGCAACGGCACTCAAACTAGCAAAAGCACGAGATATTGTTTTAATTGCAGGAAAAGGCCATGAGACATATCAAATTTTAAGAGATGAAACAATACACTTTGATGATTGTGAAGTAGCACGAGGAGTCTTAGAGGAGTTAGGTTATGTTAACAAATAA
- a CDS encoding septum formation initiator family protein, giving the protein MLAKKYVQTEYNTTNLAKALPEHSNKGDFLVKDQLQRKQKQEATLLAKRIFLVAITFAVFAFTMVVRSGNLAMLGIELVNLRQQEADLIARNDLLKLEVSKLNSPERINKIAINSLGMTIAKHNLYITKENNKN; this is encoded by the coding sequence GTGTTAGCAAAGAAATATGTTCAAACTGAATATAATACAACAAATTTAGCTAAAGCTTTGCCTGAACACAGTAATAAGGGCGATTTTTTAGTAAAAGACCAATTGCAAAGAAAACAAAAACAAGAAGCAACCCTTTTAGCAAAGCGGATTTTTCTTGTGGCTATAACTTTTGCTGTTTTCGCTTTCACTATGGTAGTTAGAAGTGGTAATTTAGCAATGTTGGGCATAGAACTGGTTAATTTGCGTCAGCAAGAAGCGGATTTGATTGCGCGAAATGATTTGTTGAAACTTGAAGTTAGTAAGTTAAACTCACCAGAAAGGATTAATAAAATAGCAATTAATTCTTTGGGTATGACGATTGCTAAACATAATTTATATATAACAAAAGAGAATAATAAAAACTAA
- the rsmH gene encoding 16S rRNA (cytosine(1402)-N(4))-methyltransferase RsmH — MDFKHISVLLDESVNAVVTDKKGIYVDCTLGGAGHFMAIGSKLDAEGIIIGIDQDSAAIENARRVTVNLKCKVYLVQDNFSNLAKVLKSLNIENVTGIIFDLGVSSYQLDTPERGFSYMHDAPLDMRMSVENSRNAGYIVNNYSQEQLSKIIYQYGEERWAKRIAEFIIKARNTKKIETTYDLVNIIKQAIPKGARQDGPHPAKRTFQALRIEVNNELGILENTFKVAVDALRPGGKIAVITFHSLEDRITKQVFAELQKGCICPKNFPVCMCNNSAKLKKGLSLKPSKEEIEENHRSRSARLRVAEKL; from the coding sequence ATGGATTTTAAACATATTAGTGTATTGTTAGACGAGAGCGTAAATGCTGTAGTTACAGATAAAAAAGGTATCTATGTGGATTGTACTTTAGGTGGTGCAGGCCATTTTATGGCTATCGGTAGTAAGTTGGATGCAGAGGGAATTATAATTGGTATAGATCAGGATTCTGCGGCTATTGAAAATGCTAGACGTGTTACGGTAAATTTAAAGTGTAAAGTTTACTTAGTACAAGATAACTTCAGTAATTTGGCTAAAGTGCTAAAATCTTTAAATATTGAAAATGTGACTGGTATAATTTTTGATTTGGGAGTTTCTTCTTATCAGCTAGATACTCCTGAACGAGGGTTTTCTTATATGCATGATGCACCTTTAGATATGAGAATGTCAGTTGAAAACTCTAGAAATGCTGGTTATATTGTTAACAATTATAGTCAAGAGCAACTAAGCAAGATTATATATCAATATGGAGAAGAGAGATGGGCAAAAAGAATAGCGGAATTTATTATTAAAGCACGAAATACTAAAAAAATTGAAACTACATATGATTTGGTGAATATTATTAAGCAAGCTATACCTAAAGGTGCTAGACAAGATGGACCACATCCAGCTAAAAGGACTTTTCAGGCTTTGCGAATTGAAGTTAATAATGAATTAGGTATTTTAGAAAACACTTTTAAAGTTGCAGTAGATGCTTTAAGACCTGGTGGGAAAATAGCGGTTATTACTTTTCACTCCTTAGAAGACCGGATAACTAAGCAGGTATTTGCGGAGTTGCAAAAAGGGTGCATTTGTCCTAAAAATTTTCCAGTTTGTATGTGTAATAATAGTGCAAAATTAAAAAAAGGACTTTCTCTCAAACCTTCAAAAGAGGAAATTGAAGAGAATCATCGTTCTAGAAGTGCTAGACTTCGAGTAGCTGAAAAATTATAA
- a CDS encoding endonuclease MutS2 has protein sequence MITQTALRVLGYDKICQKLAAFTLTSLGKKLAVNLQPCFNLSEINNLLKETSEAQEFLLLEKDLPISAFRDITEVLLRSKIGAMLDATELLEVYNTLIATSRVKLYLNNAEVNSILLRALAEQLTVLPALEKLITKSINDSGLLKDEASPVLSSTRNKINIFKNRVKERLEGILRSSEYQKYFQEQIVTIRADRYVIPVKQEYRQFFPGIIHDQSSSGATVFIEPMAIVNLNNDIKKLLLDEKQEVERILTAISQVVAQESISLQTNLEVLAKIDLIFAKAKLAIKLAANCPEIGEDTTINIVKGRHPLIDPQMVVPLDIKLDKNVKTLLITGPNTGGKTVSIKLVGLFAVMGQSGMFIPAERYSSLPYYSQIFVDIGDEQSIEQSLSTFSAHMTNIIRILATVNEHSLVLLDELCAGTDPSEGAALAKAILVYLQKKAAHTLVSTHYNELKIMALNNNEMLNASVEFDKQSLRPTYKLILGVAGSSNAFYISEKLGLESELISKARSFLNAEQVKFTEILQGLEDEKASLQLANQEIKETQENIRRLENKLLADKQTLKEREDNLLGKARREAEQIKRKAKLEVEEIIKKIKSLEKESNKQNKDTVIKEARASLVNEWVIEPHKDATGESLNPKNAKVNLPVFVNTLGQKGIILAIKGDEVQIQAGILKMHVKMTDCQLVRQSKLEEPLPKTRKVSEKNLQKLKNFKTEIDLRGLNVQEAIGELEKYLDDALLVNIHQVRIIHGKGTGQLKKGIEEYLKTNMNIKDFTEAPLNEGGSGATIVSL, from the coding sequence GTGATAACACAAACAGCTTTAAGGGTTCTGGGTTACGATAAGATTTGCCAAAAACTTGCCGCATTTACGTTGACGAGTTTAGGGAAAAAACTTGCAGTAAACTTGCAACCCTGCTTCAATTTGAGTGAAATTAATAATTTGCTAAAAGAGACCAGCGAAGCACAAGAGTTTCTTTTATTAGAAAAAGATTTACCAATAAGTGCTTTTAGAGATATTACAGAAGTTTTGTTGCGTTCTAAAATTGGGGCGATGTTAGATGCAACAGAATTATTAGAGGTCTATAATACTTTGATAGCAACAAGTAGGGTCAAACTCTATCTGAATAATGCGGAAGTAAATTCAATTTTATTAAGAGCTTTGGCGGAGCAATTAACTGTTTTGCCTGCTTTGGAAAAACTGATTACTAAGAGTATTAATGATTCTGGACTATTAAAAGATGAGGCTAGCCCTGTTTTATCTAGTACTAGAAACAAAATAAATATTTTTAAAAATCGTGTTAAAGAACGACTTGAAGGGATTTTGCGCTCTAGTGAATATCAAAAATATTTTCAAGAGCAAATTGTTACTATTAGGGCAGATCGTTATGTTATTCCTGTAAAGCAAGAGTATCGTCAATTTTTTCCAGGCATAATACACGATCAGTCCTCTAGTGGAGCTACTGTTTTTATTGAACCAATGGCTATTGTAAACTTAAATAATGACATAAAAAAGCTATTGCTTGATGAAAAACAGGAAGTGGAGAGAATTTTAACTGCTATTTCACAAGTAGTTGCCCAAGAAAGTATAAGTTTACAGACGAATTTAGAGGTTTTAGCAAAAATAGATTTAATTTTTGCTAAAGCGAAACTAGCTATAAAATTAGCGGCTAATTGCCCGGAAATTGGCGAAGATACTACTATTAATATAGTAAAAGGGCGACATCCATTGATTGATCCCCAGATGGTTGTTCCGCTCGATATAAAACTTGATAAAAATGTAAAAACATTACTAATAACAGGTCCAAATACCGGTGGCAAAACAGTTAGTATAAAACTTGTAGGATTGTTTGCTGTAATGGGACAGTCGGGAATGTTTATCCCCGCTGAGCGATACTCGAGCTTGCCTTACTATAGCCAAATCTTTGTCGATATTGGTGATGAACAGAGTATTGAACAAAGTTTAAGCACTTTCTCGGCTCATATGACTAATATTATTAGAATTTTAGCGACTGTTAATGAGCATAGTCTAGTACTTTTAGATGAGCTATGTGCGGGAACAGACCCATCTGAAGGTGCTGCTTTAGCAAAGGCTATTTTAGTTTATTTACAAAAAAAAGCTGCGCACACTTTAGTTAGCACTCATTATAATGAGTTGAAAATTATGGCACTTAATAATAACGAAATGCTAAATGCAAGTGTAGAATTTGATAAACAGTCGTTAAGGCCGACTTATAAATTAATTTTAGGTGTAGCAGGTAGTAGTAATGCTTTTTATATAAGCGAGAAATTAGGCTTAGAATCAGAATTAATTTCTAAAGCGCGTTCTTTCTTAAATGCTGAGCAAGTAAAATTTACTGAGATATTGCAAGGATTAGAAGACGAAAAAGCTAGTTTGCAACTTGCTAATCAAGAAATTAAAGAAACGCAAGAAAACATTAGACGTTTGGAAAACAAACTTCTAGCAGATAAGCAAACTTTAAAAGAACGTGAAGACAATTTACTGGGAAAAGCAAGGCGTGAGGCAGAACAAATTAAAAGAAAAGCAAAGCTTGAAGTAGAAGAAATTATTAAAAAAATAAAATCATTGGAAAAGGAGAGTAATAAACAAAATAAAGACACTGTTATCAAAGAAGCAAGAGCCAGCTTAGTTAATGAATGGGTTATTGAACCGCATAAGGATGCTACAGGCGAGAGTCTAAATCCTAAAAATGCTAAAGTTAATTTACCAGTTTTTGTAAATACACTGGGACAAAAAGGAATTATTTTGGCTATAAAGGGCGATGAAGTGCAAATTCAAGCCGGCATTTTAAAAATGCATGTAAAAATGACTGATTGTCAGTTGGTCCGTCAAAGTAAACTTGAAGAGCCGCTCCCAAAAACAAGAAAAGTATCAGAAAAGAATTTACAAAAACTAAAAAATTTCAAAACAGAAATTGATTTGCGGGGCTTAAATGTTCAAGAAGCAATTGGCGAATTAGAAAAATATCTTGATGATGCGTTGCTTGTAAATATTCACCAAGTTCGAATAATTCATGGAAAAGGTACGGGACAGCTGAAAAAAGGTATTGAAGAATATTTAAAAACTAATATGAACATAAAAGATTTCACGGAAGCTCCATTAAATGAGGGTGGTTCTGGAGCAACAATAGTAAGCTTATAA